In one Moritella sp. 5 genomic region, the following are encoded:
- a CDS encoding glutathione S-transferase family protein → MIKLHHLNKSRSKRIIWLLEELGVDYEVIAYQRDSQTFLAPPELKTIHPLGKSPVIEDDGLVITESGAITEYLINKYAADRLAPKQSSQEYVDYSQWIHFAESSAILPLLLKMFVEKDGCETNFMAAYADIEITKVISYFDESLTDKTYLVGEKLTGADIMMSFIVEILANNNVLDNFANLSRYSKRLHSHASLLKAIEVETKY, encoded by the coding sequence ATGATTAAATTACACCATCTAAATAAATCACGTTCTAAACGTATCATCTGGTTATTAGAAGAATTAGGTGTGGACTATGAAGTCATCGCCTACCAACGTGATAGCCAAACATTCTTAGCCCCTCCAGAACTAAAAACCATTCATCCCTTAGGTAAATCGCCGGTAATCGAAGATGATGGACTTGTGATTACCGAATCAGGTGCAATCACAGAGTACCTTATTAATAAGTATGCCGCAGATAGGCTCGCACCAAAGCAATCATCACAAGAGTATGTCGATTATTCACAATGGATCCACTTTGCAGAAAGCTCTGCTATTTTACCGCTTTTACTGAAAATGTTTGTTGAAAAAGATGGTTGCGAAACAAACTTCATGGCTGCTTATGCCGATATAGAAATAACAAAAGTGATCAGTTATTTCGATGAATCGTTAACAGATAAAACTTACCTTGTTGGTGAGAAATTAACGGGGGCCGATATCATGATGTCATTCATTGTTGAGATCTTAGCAAATAATAACGTACTTGATAATTTTGCTAACCTTTCCCGTTACAGCAAACGACTTCACTCTCACGCGAGTTTATTAAAAGCGATAGAGGTTGAAACTAAGTACTAA
- a CDS encoding DUF2860 family protein → MTLKNHRILPLTLLLTCGLLGSVAVAKPFAKSAGFSGTVGINTGVSDTQSQFHIDDDNEQTQDLSNAGKAGSTEIFFPFFRLDYTTSDLQTQYFIGQSPDKILNSAIQYEIGVKHQFDERQSMTFAYIPDVPFLKETWSDPFLINAPREKSDIDSSAVRLAYKFSPVQIEYSYASYSIENEQSGSQMSAEDQASLNRDSDYQRLSLESLFPLWQRIYGKANVFYGAQEAKGESQSFDEFHYSLSIMTKYERHFVSVQAAFSDREYNAKNPIFGEVQKDDVARYSFIYSYSEPFNIEGTNLNIIYQNKKNDANIAFYDSSTKLFSVGMSYSFN, encoded by the coding sequence ATGACTTTGAAAAACCATCGCATACTTCCACTAACTTTATTATTGACCTGTGGTTTACTTGGTAGTGTTGCAGTCGCAAAACCATTTGCAAAAAGCGCTGGTTTTTCTGGTACGGTCGGTATTAATACGGGTGTAAGTGATACGCAAAGTCAATTTCATATTGATGATGATAATGAGCAAACCCAAGATTTGAGTAACGCTGGGAAAGCGGGGTCAACTGAGATATTTTTTCCTTTTTTTCGTCTGGACTATACAACTTCGGACTTACAAACTCAGTATTTTATTGGGCAAAGTCCTGACAAAATATTAAACAGTGCCATACAATATGAAATAGGTGTGAAACACCAGTTTGACGAACGTCAGAGTATGACTTTTGCTTATATTCCGGACGTACCGTTTTTAAAAGAAACTTGGTCAGATCCATTTTTGATCAACGCGCCAAGAGAAAAGAGTGACATTGATTCGAGTGCAGTACGTTTAGCTTATAAATTTTCCCCCGTTCAGATTGAATATTCGTATGCATCATATTCGATAGAAAATGAGCAAAGTGGTAGTCAAATGAGTGCAGAAGATCAAGCCTCGTTAAATCGAGACAGTGATTATCAAAGACTTAGTTTAGAAAGCTTATTTCCGTTATGGCAACGGATATACGGTAAAGCGAATGTGTTTTATGGTGCTCAAGAAGCTAAAGGTGAAAGTCAGAGTTTTGATGAATTTCATTATAGCCTTAGTATTATGACTAAATATGAAAGACATTTTGTCTCCGTACAAGCTGCATTTAGTGATCGTGAATACAATGCCAAAAATCCAATATTTGGAGAGGTACAAAAGGACGATGTTGCCCGTTATTCATTTATTTATTCTTATTCTGAACCGTTTAATATCGAAGGTACTAACCTTAACATTATTTATCAAAACAAAAAAAATGATGCCAACATTGCATTTTATGATAGCTCGACAAAATTATTTTCAGTCGGTATGAGTTATAGTTTTAATTAG
- a CDS encoding monovalent cation:proton antiporter-2 (CPA2) family protein: protein MEHGVLFNTFIYLAAGVVAVPIAKRLGLGSVLGYLIAGVIVGPYALSLISNQEDVMHVAEFGVVLMLFLVGLELRPALLWQLKIPILGTGGLQLSATTLCIFLLLLACGLAWQTALAIGLIVALSSTAIVLQNLQERELMKTEAGKNAFAVLLFQDIAVIPILSILPLLVIQDTAIVESTIPSWQSALMIAGVIAGIIIGGHFLVVPLLRIIAGSRSREIFIATALALVVGIALAMEAVGLSAALGTFLAGVVLADSEYRHELESDIEPFKSLLLGIFFISVGASIDFTLLLNQPMLIALLVAALIAVKFIVLFITGIVFKIQRSQNWLFSCALAQGGEFAFVLTSFSLQRQVLDNETASLLVLVVTLSMVFTPLLLIIYDKIIAPTFKRKIPLAENTSTPEHQIPNNTHGSVIIAGFGGFGQVVGRLLHGYHINTTILENDVGQIELLQQFKYKVFYGDAEQLNLLHSAGADNAKLFIIAVESASRTKRILIQVKKHFPHLTVLVRATDRNHAQQLIRLGADHVFRESLDSGISLGVETLKALGMRANQAHRAGQVFRRHDEAVLHEEAKRMHEQEPEFVNRSLTERRILKKLLGLDALTYYDNLNDAWSTEAHSNEDKNTVGNLAAAHKHNKSTSEQN, encoded by the coding sequence ATGGAACATGGCGTATTATTTAATACTTTCATCTATCTTGCAGCAGGTGTCGTGGCAGTACCAATCGCAAAACGTTTGGGACTTGGTTCGGTACTGGGATATTTGATTGCAGGCGTAATTGTCGGACCTTATGCATTAAGCTTAATTTCCAATCAAGAAGATGTCATGCATGTTGCCGAATTCGGTGTGGTTTTAATGCTGTTTTTGGTTGGCCTAGAATTAAGACCTGCTTTATTATGGCAATTAAAAATACCTATTTTGGGGACGGGTGGCTTACAACTTAGCGCCACGACTTTGTGCATTTTCTTGTTATTACTTGCTTGTGGACTTGCGTGGCAAACAGCACTCGCTATCGGTTTAATTGTTGCCTTGTCATCGACTGCGATTGTGCTGCAAAATTTACAAGAGCGGGAGTTGATGAAAACCGAAGCCGGTAAGAATGCCTTTGCGGTGTTATTATTTCAAGATATTGCCGTTATCCCGATTTTATCCATATTACCTCTGCTCGTTATACAAGACACAGCTATTGTTGAATCGACAATACCAAGTTGGCAAAGTGCATTAATGATTGCAGGCGTTATTGCTGGTATTATTATTGGCGGCCACTTTCTCGTTGTACCGCTACTGCGTATTATTGCAGGTTCTCGCTCTCGAGAGATTTTTATTGCAACCGCATTAGCACTGGTTGTCGGCATTGCCTTGGCCATGGAAGCCGTTGGTTTATCTGCCGCACTCGGGACTTTCTTAGCTGGTGTGGTATTAGCTGATAGTGAATACCGCCACGAACTTGAAAGTGATATTGAACCTTTCAAAAGTTTATTATTAGGTATCTTCTTTATCTCAGTTGGTGCCAGTATCGATTTTACCCTCCTACTTAATCAACCTATGTTAATCGCCTTACTAGTAGCTGCATTAATTGCAGTTAAGTTTATTGTACTGTTTATCACCGGGATCGTATTTAAGATCCAGCGCAGTCAAAACTGGTTATTTTCTTGTGCCCTTGCACAAGGTGGTGAATTTGCGTTTGTATTAACATCATTCTCTCTACAACGACAAGTACTAGATAATGAAACCGCTAGCCTGCTCGTATTAGTGGTTACTTTATCTATGGTATTTACCCCACTACTGCTAATTATTTACGATAAAATCATCGCACCAACATTCAAACGTAAAATACCGCTGGCTGAAAATACAAGTACTCCAGAACATCAGATTCCAAATAATACTCACGGCTCTGTTATTATCGCTGGCTTTGGTGGTTTCGGACAAGTTGTGGGTCGATTGCTACATGGTTACCATATCAATACCACTATTTTAGAAAACGATGTAGGCCAGATAGAATTATTGCAACAATTCAAATACAAGGTGTTTTATGGCGATGCTGAACAGCTAAATTTATTACATTCTGCAGGAGCCGATAACGCTAAACTATTTATTATTGCCGTCGAAAGTGCAAGCCGGACTAAACGCATTTTAATTCAAGTAAAAAAACATTTTCCACACTTAACGGTATTAGTCAGGGCAACAGATCGTAACCATGCCCAGCAATTAATCCGCCTTGGCGCTGATCATGTATTTCGGGAGTCGCTAGACTCTGGTATCAGTTTAGGTGTTGAAACATTAAAAGCATTAGGGATGCGTGCCAATCAGGCTCATCGTGCAGGTCAAGTATTCCGTCGTCATGACGAAGCGGTATTGCATGAAGAAGCAAAACGAATGCATGAACAAGAGCCTGAATTTGTAAATCGCAGTCTTACTGAACGACGAATATTGAAAAAATTATTAGGGTTAGATGCATTAACTTATTACGACAACCTCAATGATGCTTGGTCTACAGAAGCCCACAGTAATGAAGATAAGAATACAGTTGGTAACTTAGCAGCCGCCCATAAACACAATAAATCGACAAGCGAACAAAATTAA
- a CDS encoding NADP-dependent oxidoreductase, with translation MPQSHSINRHITLASRPVGAPTSANFSLKETAIPSPEKGEILLRTNYLSLDPYMRGRMNAGASYAEPVDIDGTMVGATVCQVVTSLHPDYQAGEWVLAYIGWQDYGISDGEGLIKLGAEPTNPSYALGILGMPGFTAYMGLLDIGQPKSGDTLVVAAATGPVGATVGQIGKLKGCYVVGIAGGAEKCKYAEDVLGFDKCIDHKADDFDTQLQAACPNGIDVYFENVGGKVFDSVLPQLNTGARVPVCGLVSQYNATELPSGPDRLSLLMGTLLVKRIKMQGFIIFDDYAHRYNEFFEQMMMWLQSGEIKYREHMIDGLENAPSAFTGMLQGENFGKLVVNVAK, from the coding sequence ATGCCTCAATCGCATTCAATTAATCGCCATATTACACTTGCTTCACGTCCTGTTGGCGCACCTACATCGGCTAACTTTAGCCTTAAAGAAACTGCCATACCTTCTCCTGAAAAAGGCGAAATATTATTACGTACAAATTATTTATCACTTGACCCTTACATGCGTGGTCGTATGAATGCCGGTGCATCTTACGCTGAACCTGTCGATATTGATGGCACTATGGTTGGCGCGACCGTGTGTCAAGTTGTGACCTCTCTACACCCTGATTATCAAGCTGGGGAATGGGTTCTTGCTTATATCGGCTGGCAAGATTATGGCATTTCAGACGGTGAAGGCCTGATAAAATTAGGCGCTGAGCCAACTAACCCCTCTTATGCGCTTGGCATCTTAGGTATGCCTGGCTTTACTGCTTATATGGGACTGTTAGATATAGGTCAGCCTAAATCAGGTGATACGCTTGTTGTTGCAGCAGCAACTGGCCCAGTGGGTGCAACAGTCGGTCAGATTGGTAAATTAAAAGGCTGCTACGTAGTAGGTATCGCAGGCGGAGCTGAAAAATGTAAATACGCTGAAGACGTATTAGGTTTTGATAAATGTATTGACCATAAAGCTGACGACTTTGATACACAATTACAAGCTGCTTGCCCTAACGGCATTGATGTTTACTTTGAAAATGTTGGCGGTAAAGTATTTGATAGTGTCCTACCCCAGTTAAATACCGGGGCACGTGTTCCTGTTTGTGGTTTAGTGTCGCAGTACAATGCAACCGAATTACCATCAGGGCCCGATCGTTTATCTCTATTAATGGGCACCCTATTGGTTAAACGTATTAAGATGCAAGGCTTCATTATTTTTGATGATTATGCACATCGCTATAACGAGTTTTTTGAACAGATGATGATGTGGCTACAATCAGGTGAAATTAAATATCGTGAGCACATGATTGACGGTTTAGAAAATGCGCCATCAGCATTTACCGGTATGCTACAAGGTGAAAATTTCGGCAAACTTGTAGTTAACGTAGCTAAGTAA
- a CDS encoding NAD(P)H-dependent oxidoreductase yields the protein MYKILVLFAHPALQKSLAHKSLFNEIQNIEGITCHDLYDAYPDSFIDIKYEQALLLNHDIIVFQFPLYWYSCPAILKEWQDLVLEHGFAYGENGDKLAGKKLMLAISTGGSTNSYSDSGYNEHNISEFLLPFSQMSKICNLEYLPPFVLHDIHKRHESQRIARKAAEYRQQLLMLQQTDDGTVAKKMEGN from the coding sequence ATGTACAAAATTCTCGTTTTATTCGCCCATCCTGCATTACAAAAATCTCTCGCACATAAATCACTATTCAATGAAATTCAAAATATTGAAGGCATCACTTGCCACGATCTTTACGATGCTTATCCCGACTCATTTATTGATATTAAGTATGAACAAGCCTTGTTACTAAATCACGATATCATCGTATTTCAATTTCCACTTTACTGGTATTCATGCCCCGCGATTTTAAAAGAATGGCAAGATCTGGTGCTCGAACATGGTTTTGCTTATGGTGAAAATGGAGACAAACTCGCAGGAAAAAAACTCATGCTAGCTATTTCTACTGGTGGGAGTACAAACTCATATTCCGATTCAGGTTACAATGAACACAATATTAGCGAGTTCTTATTACCTTTTAGCCAGATGAGCAAAATATGTAATTTAGAATACCTACCACCATTTGTACTCCATGATATTCATAAACGTCATGAATCACAGCGTATTGCACGTAAAGCAGCAGAATATCGCCAGCAATTATTAATGCTACAGCAAACAGATGATGGAACCGTCGCAAAAAAAATGGAAGGTAACTAA
- a CDS encoding MipA/OmpV family protein, producing the protein MLLDHHNIIFLALISGLCSSISYAENVPVDNIVLEVREDSLDVDTVEAPALDVKKWGLGIGMRRADIPFAVKDDNEDTAVYDILPLMRFENDHGFLHGLEGGIHLWKNADHQVNVYSRFRFHDVPKAFQNSIKGQSFDFGLQYRYIDGPWESDIAVLSDHYQRNYSYTRIKYNWQQGSWSLVPFVELQWKSADFNNHYYGFDKEDAGAGVSMAGGLEGSYHVASNFYLIGQLGLTRLEDDVYDLDSVNKNYQVESFFGFAFYPEYDKPFNPTSTQYKNDEYLRLAYGWATPSNIGDILKFQAERDSENNQMSSVFYGTQIADSLLTMPIDLYFTPGVVWHYSSDVQKDIAEVALAIKGFYTFQFGPRWRLGIAEGLSYVFDVTYIEGFELTGEDSKRGYENSSKLLNYLDFSFDVNVGDIFDSKALAKTWFGYSIHHRSGIFESSSVFGRIKGGSNYQTVYLQWHF; encoded by the coding sequence ATGCTATTAGACCACCACAATATTATATTTTTAGCATTAATTTCAGGCTTATGTTCAAGTATTAGTTATGCTGAAAATGTACCTGTCGATAATATTGTGCTTGAAGTTCGTGAAGATTCGTTGGATGTTGATACTGTGGAAGCACCAGCATTAGATGTCAAAAAATGGGGTCTTGGTATTGGAATGCGCCGTGCAGATATTCCATTTGCAGTCAAAGATGACAATGAAGATACTGCTGTTTATGATATTTTACCATTAATGCGGTTTGAAAATGATCATGGCTTTTTACATGGTTTAGAAGGTGGTATTCATTTATGGAAAAATGCAGACCATCAAGTTAATGTATATAGTCGTTTCCGTTTCCATGATGTGCCTAAAGCGTTTCAAAATTCAATTAAGGGACAGTCATTTGACTTTGGTTTGCAATATCGCTACATCGATGGTCCTTGGGAATCTGATATTGCTGTTTTATCCGATCACTATCAGCGCAACTATAGTTATACTCGGATTAAGTATAATTGGCAGCAAGGTAGTTGGTCATTAGTACCATTTGTAGAGTTACAATGGAAAAGTGCTGATTTTAACAATCATTATTATGGCTTTGATAAAGAGGACGCTGGTGCTGGAGTTTCAATGGCTGGTGGTCTGGAAGGGTCATACCATGTAGCGAGCAATTTCTATCTGATTGGTCAATTGGGTCTAACGCGCTTAGAAGATGATGTATACGATCTAGATTCTGTTAATAAAAACTATCAGGTTGAATCTTTTTTCGGTTTCGCTTTTTATCCTGAATATGATAAGCCTTTTAACCCAACTTCAACGCAATATAAGAATGATGAATACTTACGTTTAGCATATGGTTGGGCAACACCGTCGAATATTGGAGATATCTTAAAATTCCAAGCCGAACGCGATAGTGAAAACAATCAAATGAGCTCTGTATTTTATGGTACCCAAATTGCGGATAGTTTATTAACAATGCCTATTGATCTTTATTTCACGCCTGGCGTTGTTTGGCATTATAGCTCTGATGTACAAAAAGATATTGCTGAAGTTGCGCTTGCGATTAAAGGTTTTTATACTTTTCAATTTGGGCCTCGTTGGCGCTTAGGTATTGCTGAAGGCTTATCTTATGTATTTGATGTTACCTACATCGAAGGGTTTGAATTGACAGGTGAAGACAGTAAACGTGGTTATGAAAACTCATCGAAACTACTTAATTATTTAGACTTCTCCTTTGATGTGAATGTGGGGGATATTTTTGATAGTAAGGCGTTAGCTAAAACTTGGTTTGGTTATAGCATTCATCACCGTTCGGGTATTTTTGAAAGTAGCTCGGTGTTCGGGCGTATTAAAGGTGGCAGTAACTATCAAACGGTTTATTTACAGTGGCACTTTTAG
- a CDS encoding DUF1566 domain-containing protein, translated as MMSFNITRHLLLNTSTILLVVMSMTAKGLEQRCNDNAQISTPNQRFFNTRQGFLFDKATRLEWQTCVRGLVGNRCQNGTVRYFTWWEAMIEPAAFNATNDGHTDWRLPNIKELYSIIETACEEPSLNKSIFSNHPLSPAVSKSWSSTPSGSNPSKAWQVDFQNGLLYDISNGERLTVRLVRTCDEVCQQAYD; from the coding sequence ATGATGAGCTTTAATATAACCCGGCACCTATTACTTAATACGAGCACTATTTTATTAGTCGTGATGTCGATGACTGCCAAAGGACTCGAACAACGCTGTAATGATAATGCTCAGATATCAACACCAAATCAACGTTTTTTTAATACTAGGCAAGGATTTTTATTTGATAAAGCAACCCGCTTAGAATGGCAAACTTGTGTTCGTGGCCTGGTGGGAAATCGATGTCAGAATGGTACGGTTCGTTATTTTACGTGGTGGGAAGCGATGATAGAACCAGCTGCATTTAATGCTACAAATGATGGTCATACTGATTGGCGATTACCTAACATTAAAGAGCTTTATAGTATTATAGAAACAGCATGCGAAGAGCCAAGTTTAAATAAATCGATCTTTTCCAATCACCCATTATCTCCAGCGGTATCTAAATCGTGGTCGAGTACACCAAGCGGTAGTAACCCAAGTAAAGCTTGGCAAGTCGACTTTCAAAATGGATTATTATATGACATTTCGAATGGCGAGCGCTTAACAGTACGTTTAGTTCGAACCTGTGATGAAGTTTGTCAGCAAGCATATGATTAG
- a CDS encoding DUF1566 domain-containing protein, with protein sequence MKYLVIFLSCLLLTGCPTGSDGNVERNSYPGEGGDALLPDYAVRLNLNPAGLRLDDKQNRLEDLLDLTKIGPEGASVEEDSPEWFCVLDNKTKLMWEVKSVVGSGDVNDADYSYSWFKSNDADFNGHGVTENGGICVDSSSCDTEKFKIAMNGLDWCGYNDWRLPTRLELQSIINYSQIIPAVETVFFPHTQSLNYWTADIDIDDLESAWMVNFLYGHIQGNLTNIPRAVRLVRNQGPQ encoded by the coding sequence ATGAAATATTTAGTTATATTTTTAAGTTGTTTGTTATTGACAGGTTGTCCCACTGGCAGTGATGGTAACGTTGAGCGGAATAGCTACCCCGGTGAGGGCGGCGATGCTTTGCTACCTGATTATGCCGTACGGCTCAATTTAAACCCCGCTGGACTCCGTCTTGATGATAAGCAGAATCGGCTAGAGGACTTACTCGATTTAACCAAAATAGGACCTGAGGGCGCGAGCGTGGAAGAAGATTCACCTGAGTGGTTTTGTGTTTTAGATAATAAAACAAAATTGATGTGGGAAGTTAAATCGGTGGTTGGTAGTGGCGATGTTAATGATGCTGACTATAGTTATTCGTGGTTTAAATCGAATGATGCTGACTTTAATGGGCATGGTGTTACCGAAAATGGTGGTATTTGTGTCGATAGTAGTAGCTGTGACACTGAAAAATTCAAAATCGCTATGAACGGACTCGATTGGTGTGGTTACAATGATTGGCGTTTACCCACTCGTTTAGAACTACAAAGTATTATCAATTATTCGCAAATAATACCTGCCGTTGAAACTGTGTTTTTTCCTCATACTCAAAGTCTTAATTACTGGACTGCTGATATTGATATTGACGATTTGGAATCCGCTTGGATGGTTAACTTTTTATACGGCCATATCCAAGGTAATTTAACCAATATTCCAAGGGCTGTACGTTTAGTGCGTAATCAAGGTCCGCAATAA